A segment of the Lolium perenne isolate Kyuss_39 chromosome 3, Kyuss_2.0, whole genome shotgun sequence genome:
AACCCATAAATGATAACAGGACATCAATTGGATTAGCGGTTTAAAAGACAATTAATTTTGAATTTTTGTATGTGTGGAAAGACTCCTTACTACCTCCGCCTTTATAGGAAAAAATCTTAATGCACATGCACAGTATGGGAGTAGTTTGTTGGGCCGTATGTTTACTAGAATAATATAGTGTTTTTATTCAAATGTGACAAGCAAAGCCATTCAATAAAACTAGACCGGATACATATATAAGGGCATGCGCTAAATGTTGTGGTCATTGTTTCTCTCTTTATTCACGTCTGGATGCTCTTCTAGAGTACGTACATACTAGTAGTTCAAAGGCATGGCCTTCTTCAAGGACACCATGATGATGGGGTACTTTGCCTTGGCTTTCTCGAGATGCTTTGCAATGGTGGCAGCAAATACCATGAATAACTCGTCAATAATGTCTTGACCGAAGTGGTCTACAATGAGCGGCTCCAATACTGCCCTTATGCACTGGGCAACATTTTTCCCACTACTGGCCGAATCAAGTACCACATCACCATCCAAGTCATCTTGTGGGTCCCAATTTGATTCAAAGAGTTTAATTTGTTCAACATTGAATAGACCATTCTTCTTGATTAATGTGTTCACCTCTTTCATTGATGGGGCGTAGTATGGCAGGTTGAATGAgtccagcttcttcttctccacaCGACCCTATATATGTCAAGCAGAACAAAAATGCTTTAGATAGGGTGTAACGACTAAGAACTATTCTTCTGCTAACGAATTTTTATCACCATTGATTTTCATTGTGAAACTAAGAAAGTAATTTATGGCACATTTTCCTTTCTAAGTATTAGTGTAGTAGTTATTGGGGAAAAACACATGTTACAGTGTGCATATACCTTTTGTACCAGATGCTGTAGAGATTTGGCAACCAATTCAAGCATGCTGCTAACTTCCCCATGCATCAACATCTCTTCACTCTTTCGGCCAAGAAATGTTAGCAACATTCTACCTCCACTGACAAGCTCTCGTGAACGCAATATAAGGAACAACTCAAAGTCCTTCCGAAATTGTTCTTGGAAGAGCTTAATCACAGTTGGAGGAGTAGTATTTCCAATGTATATATTGCCTTCGTTCAGGTGAGTACAGGTTGAGAGCTCTGGAGGGACCTAGGTTATTAATTATATTAATTATAGAGTAGACATTGCTCTTGGAAAATTACATTTCATGATATAAATACACTCTGACATATTCGCTCCTTCTGACATAGTCTATATTCTAGCCCAAAAATTTATTCTGAAATAATCTACTTTTTAGCTTTTAGTCAACAAAAAACACAGAAAATGAAGTGGATTTGATCTCTTTATTATACGTTGTTATTTTGAATGTAGCTTGGTTGGTTGTTCACATATCTAATGAATGCAACGCTGTTTTGCATTTTTTTTTCTAGAACGTAGAGTAAATCAGAATGGAGGGTGTACAAAATTATAGTGATACTCTTTCTCAGCAAAGTCGATGCCTAGCTGTCAATTGAATGGCCATATGAAGTGTTTTGTTCTGTCAATTTGTATTTTTTCGACTATCCAATTGAAGGATGGATGGACTACATGTAGCTCCTCATATTGATTGTGACATTTCCGGATTCAGCCCCACCTAGCCGTATGTATGTATATAGAACTCCTTTCGTATACTCCTAGGTACGTACTTCCAAATATATATACCTCAATTCAAATAACATGAAATAATATCCATAAACCTTAGTTTTTTTATATACCACTTTCACGTACAAAACATAAGTATATATGCAGATCGTATAATGAATGTAAACCTTAATATATTTTTAGCAAAACTCACTTTGAGGTATGAAGTATTTAATTATAATTTATATTAGAAATTATAAAGTGGTATAATTTATAAATCTATGTCGTATATTTAAACATGAGAGTACGTTTATCTAGGAGTACATAGTCATTTTCTATATGTATATATTTGCAGTTTGAGATGTTATAAACATAGAACTAGTATTTATAAACAAGAATAAATAGCGTTAATTACCTCAGAAAAAAcataggatatatatatatatccaatATATATATAGCGAATTCATATAGGGGAATATTAGATAAGTTTATTTCAACAAAATTGTATTAGTATAACATATGCCATTTGCTTTCAAATTCACTCACATGACAACATCACTAACTTTCCATGCATCTCAATGTTCTACAATTATTGTGACACTTTTTTTTCAGCGGTCTTCCTGTTTGCTATGTATACCATTACCATGTATGTTGAACATTGTGGTTTGCAGATCCGTGATTCACCAAACCTAGCTAACATATGAACAGAACTACCTTTTGAGTCCATTCGACTGAGATGTTTTGTTCATTCATACAAAAGCAAATTTGAAAGACGACGTATCAAGTTGCTAACTAATTAAAGAATGAACAAGAGACTTATCACGTTAAGCTGCAGGGAATTAATATATGGTTATGCATGATACCTTGGAACGCCACATGAGGGAGTATGATGAGTGGAAGAGATGGACGCTCTGGCGAGGGAAAAGCTTGCCGTAGTAGGATCCGGGAAGCCCTGCGACGTAGTGCGGCGGCGCCTCTTTCCGGCCGGCGATGCCCTCAAAGTGCTCCAGTGAGCGGAAGACGAGGTTGAAGTCGTTCCCGGGCAGGTCATTGAGGAAGAACTGGACCTCCACGCCACGAGCATGTTCTTCCGACTTCTGGGTATAGGCACGGATGGCGCCGATCACCTCGGTGACGAAGCGCAGGGTGTTGGGACCAGATGAGCAGCCGAGGTCGGCGACGACTATGGTGCTCCAGCGGGTGGAGAGCGAGGTGTACACCTCTTCTACGGCCTTCCTGAGCACTGGCCATGTTTCCAAAATGGCCTTCTCCTTCATGGAAGAACAGTATATATAGATTTAGAGCTTATAATTAAATGCTAGCTAGTTGACAGTTGAAGGGAGTGCTTAATTTTTTATATGCATGTGCAGCTTTAGTTTTGCGAATGATATATGGCAATGCATCAGTAAACATTAAATCACAACAGTGTGGCGGGATACAAACTTGGAGCCTGGAGTTGACGGCGTAGCTGTTTTCTCCGTTACCAGTAGCCATGCGAACGCCGCTCGTTGCATCCATAGCTATCTAGTGTTAGCTTCACGAGTGATCGATGGTGATTAGCTTCACAAGCAGGTGACATGGGTAGACCACAGCGGCTCATCATTTATAAAGAGCCAATGACGAAGCCACCCCCTTCTTTTTCCACTGTCTTGAATTCGTACAATGTGTATTTAACTTGACATGCCACTTTGACTGACCATGCACTGAACCTGGGAGAGTCCAAGCACAACGAGAAAGTACTGGTCAGTTAGGTGTTTGGACAGATGAGATAGTAATTTATGATATTAGTTAAGGAATATCATGATTTACAATGCTTGCACAAGAAAAATGACTTCTAGTAGCGGATAATGTTGTTTCTGATCAAAGTCCACCCTCCTCATGTCTTTTGTAGAATGATAGAGGGATATGCGGAATATGATGGATATTGTATTGAGCCTCTcaggcgagtatatataggggtACAAGTCTTGGGAGctaagaagtctatgctagagataaggcaggagatgattacaaatcatatactaccaaatacacatataccaaatatatctctaataCTTCCCCGCAGTCGTAACGGGAGCGTCGTGGACGATGTCgcgtcgcggatgcttggactgtagaggAAGCCGAGGTGCTCGTGCGAGGTGGTAGCctttgtgccgatgtcgaggtagctGAGAGTGTGGGTGCTGCAACCTTCGTCGAGGGAGCAGCGCGAGGGATTGCTCcggtcgatgtcgttgccgggtgccggtgtcgatgtagccgcaggcgaggtggtgtgcgaggagagtgacggagacgcgcCGAGACAGTCGTGGAGATGGTCGATGACGAAGTCGATGCAGTCTGTGCCGTCAAGGACGAAGTGCAACCATAGTTTTACCAGAACcaggcgcacgtcggggacgaaggcatactctggttttgccagaaccgagtacacatagaagaactcggcggtgacgcggtcgaggcagtcgtaGAGGCGATACCGATGAAGACACCATTGAAGCCGATGAAGGCAAGGCGCCGGTCCGAGCTTGCCAGGCCCCGGGACATGTCGGGAACGAAGGCACGTGCCGATGTTGCCAGTACCGGGTGTGCGGGTGCAGGGAACAATACAAAGTGCGCGCCATGTCGGAGTAGACAAGCAGAGGAGGTCTCGACGATGGGTGTCGAAGTAGAGGAGAAGGTGGCATAGTCGTGGAAGAGGCGAGGACGCTGGCGGCAAAGCTGTAGTGTATGAAGATGTAGAAGGCGGCTAACCCAGCGCTGACCTGGGGTGGTCATGTTGCACGCCTAGACGGGCGTTGCGGTGCTCGGCGAGCCCAGCGCGACCTGGAGTGGTTGGCGAGCCCAGCGGCGACCTGGGGTGGAGGCGCGGCAGTggtacacgaagtaggcgaggaagacccggcgatgtgacgaagaccatgcgcggacAGAGGCGACCCGCGCCGAAGGGGCGGCGCGGTAGTAGCCTGGAACGTCGGTGCGCGGGGGACGGCGAAGTAGACTGCGTGCGGTGACGTCACGGCCCGAGGGGCTGGCGTGGCTGCAGGGTGCGAGTCGGTGCAGCGGCGGGAGGCCACCAACGACGTACATGCCTCAGAAGGCGCGTCGGAGGCCGGTAGCATGGACCAAAGGCGGTGGCGCTGCGGcccgaaggggcgacgcagcggcaacCCGTAGCTCGATCAGTGGTAGGCCCGTGCTCGGGGACGTGCATGGCGGAGACGTGCACGCTATTGGTTGATCAGACCGATGGCGGCGTTGTACAcgccatggcgtggacgacgcGCAGATCGGAGTCGATGGCGGCCTTGTCGATGTAGTCCCGGTCGATGGCGACGTAGACGAATAGGCGATGGACACCGCGCGAGCAAGAACAGTCTGCTGCGATGCACGTAGGGGCGCCCCGTGTGCGGCGCATGCGGCTGTGCCGTGCGGTTGATGGCCGGTGCAGGTCGATGTCGTTGTCGGAGTAGAGGCGCAAGTGGATGACAGCGATGAGCAACTCAATCCGATCTATCATCGGTAAACCAACATAGAAAACACCGGTCGAGCGACCAGCGacgcaaaaagaaaaccaatctacggattggaaaaagaaagactcgagggcagcggatcaacggatcggcggatgaaccctcatacgggttgcgcggcccccagcgtagatcatggagatcgacctccccgggggcggtgatgacccacaagtataggggatcgcaacagtctttcgagggaagtaaaacccaatttattgattcgacacaaggggagacaaagaatacttgaaagccttaacagcggagttgtcaattcagctgcacctggaaacagacttgctcgcaagagtttatcagtagtaacagtttatagcagtagcagtagtgaaataacagcagcagtgtaacaaagacaacagtagtgattatagtaaacatcaggattaaaatactgtaggcacagggatggatgacgggcgttgcatggatgagataaactcatgtaacaatcaaagcagggcatttgcagatagtaataaaacggtatccaagtactaagcaattcataagcatgtgttccatatttagtcgtacgtgctcgcattgagaaacttgcacaacatcttttgtcctaccagccggtggtagccggacctctagggaatctactggaaattaaggtactccttttaatagagtaccggagcaaagcattaacactccgtgaacacatgtgatcctcacatcaccgccttcccctccggttgtcccaatttctgtcactttggggcttcgggttccggacagcgacatgtgtatacaacttgcaggtaagatcataaagtaatgaatatcatcatgaattgataacatgtttagatctgagatcatggcactcgggccctagtgacaagcattaagcacaacaagttgcaacaatatcatcaaagtaccaattacggacactaggcactataccctaacaatcttatgctattacatgaccaatctcatccaatacctaccatccccttcagcctacagcgggggaattactcacacatggatgggggaaatattattggtcgatggagaggcatcggtggtgatgatggcgatgatctcctccaattccccgtcccggcggagtgccagaacggagtttctggtcccgagacggagtttcgcgatggtggcggcgttctggatggtttctggcgacttcgacttcccgtctcgcgtttttagattgaaacccttaaatagtccagaggggggcgtcagaggctggccgaggcggccacacagtagggcggcgcccccccccccccctacaggccgcgccggcctggtgtgtgggggccctgggcctcccccaggcctgcccttctggctccgtgaatcttctggaaaaataagcccttcgacataaattccggggatttttctgaaagttgaatttctgcacaaaaacgagacaccagggcaattctgctgaaaacagcgttagttcgtgttagttgtatccaaaatacacaaattagaggcaaaacaatagcaaaagtgttcgggaaagtagatacgttttggacgtatcaactccccccaagcttagcttattgcttgtcctcaagcaattcagttaacaactgagtgcgataaaagaactttcacgaacacatttgttcatatgatgtaaatattctcatgatatggacaagtacttaggcaattcataataagatacatgcacataagatcatctaatagctatgtcaatcatggaaaggtaccaacaaattaataataagcatcatgaatcatgtctatcagcaggattgcaatgttcataaaagggtatgataaagtggtatctcgctttcccatatttgtacagcaaaacataaatgctcgggcacctctgaagttcatggaaagactagaaatagagattgtcaaagataaaagcaccaaagttataccacagttaatcacattttgggacaagcatattatactaagaatgacacttgtgctctcaagaaagtgctcaaagaaaggatggtgactcaacataaaagtaaaagattgacccttcgcagagggaagtagggattaacatgcgctagagcttttcattttttttaaacaggagtaaaattattttgagaggtgtttgttgttgtcaacgaatggtaatgggtacaccaactacctcgccaaccagactttcaagagcggctcccatgaaggacgttatttctaccagcaaggtagatcatccctcttctcttttgtttacacacgtactttagttttattatgggtgacactccccccaacctttgcttacacaagcaatggctaaccgaatcctcgggtgccttccatcaatctcataccatggaggagtgtctatttgcaaaattaagttgcttactgatgaatcaggacaaaacatgtgaagagaattaagtttgattaattagggctgggcaccccgttgccagctcttattatgaaagtctgtcaaaagtaaatgacaaggttgaaagataaacaccacatacttcctcatgagctataaaacattgacacaaattgagaagcattttaaaggtttaaaggtagcgcatgagaatttacttggaatggtttgaaatgccatgcataggtatttatggtggacactttggaataacttggttttcaggggtttggaagcacgagcagcgttcccgctcagtacaagtgaaggctagcaatagactggggagcgacaatcaagagagcagtaactgtcataatcatgcttgcggcaaaataaattaacggaggtataaaagtgatacaagaactctgaggcaaagtaaatcatcaaggcttaattgacttctgttcagtcatatgcatgcgtgagcatgtgccaagttgattcaaatgaattattcagaggaggataccacaatgtcatacctatttatgaataaaacaatgcaagcaaacatccatgacatgctactcatattaataaactggagctaaacatgagagatcatgaactactagactttcttaaatgacatatacctcacatgaaccaactaagcatgctcacatggatgagtatatgtacaaaaatgaaaaaaaatagagttcataccagcctctcaccacagtcgaattgtcgtagatcgtcattaatgcctttcacttgtgtagcttgaataatatgaaatgaaaaccatgctccagccaccgaagaccattgaagtccaaaatgaaatttacaaaaccaaagaagaacagcaactatttttggtgttttcgaattggaaacaagaacaaaaggaaacaagcaaacaaagcaaaatctttttggattttcttatagcaaaccaacgatagcaaataaagcaaaataaaagcaagaaaccaaaataaacaaatgatgaagagaaacaacagaaatatttttggtctttttgtgttttaggaaagaaacaaagaaaaaacaagaaaatgaaaactaaaagagtcacataaacacaaagcagcaggaattcgtcaaacttgacagtagTACAGTAATCTATTTTTAAGAAACTCTTCCGCTgcccagatcgaaaagtgttcaactaatgaaagttagataacaacctgagaaacatgcacaaaaattggcttcgcaaaataacgttctggctgtttttgagaatttttttggtatcagtccagaatctgttttcaggcagcacttccccaaatatcatctccctcttattagaaaaccatttaaagaagctaaacaagtatgtacaagtatccagcaactataatatgcaaataatgagtgatgccggtatacctccccccaagcttaggcttttggcctaagtggagatcaatcccatggagcccatgaagtagcacctccgtagtacgacgaagatggatcctgctccgggtatgtgctggaagaagcaccaggatacgtgacggtgtagtcgtaggatggctcggcgtcctcggagtcatgctgctggtggaagtcatgtatcttcagttgctcatccacctcctctttagagcgcgaccacggtttcctgtgaatactgaataaatctggctgcggcaaagggatttccctctcatccccgtcagtaaacaacattctatagaccatattatctaaactagagtcagttgtaacaaattgatgactcttcatagcagcaatatcaagccttataggagttaattttacatcagtagggtcaagaggaagatctagatatgctaaaatgcgtgatgcaataattcctccaaaaataggccccttgttagacaaacggcgagcaacaagagcaccaagatgataaggtgtttctctagtaagtgcagcaattaagaaagcaagatgataactagaaatattgctagtgttctccctaccaaggatgctagtagcaaggtaataagcgaaatatctaatggcagggagttgaatgtttcttatcttgccgcgctgaatggtgcggctatcatcattggtgatatctcgatagagctccagcaaagccttgggattgtcctcgatcttctttgctatacctacaggggcaatatccaatgcagtacaaaaatctttcaacttcatagtaataggattaccataaatcctgaatgcaactgttggttgatagtgcttgttgttgaactgaaagctctcaacaaacattttagttagcatgtggtattgctccttctcatcttccatataggaggTTAAGCCCACATTAACGACGAGGAccgagaaatcatccagcaaccctgcattactcaaaaagttataacatggaaaagatgaagcgttagggactccattgtcctcttcggcttcgaagctcggtgcgatgacgtcctcattataggatcgcctgaatcgagtggcggtcctagagggccttcccgtgcttgtcgtctctctttcaaacacttctccaaagttataactatccatcttccttttctgaaatttttcaacaaacattataaaatttgatttggtgacatataattaagggaaactactataggagcttgctagagtactaaacatgcatcaaaactaatttttacaacttagaacaagcatgcaagctcactaaacatgttacctacagcagcaaaatattcaagatatactcaaccaaacaaaattctacttggataatcggaggagtcacataccggggaacaaatgtgccaaatttcagacagaaatctgggctgagcaaagagatcaagaaatcttgagctcttgagcagaaacgcgagtgagagaaagctagtgcgagtttttttgggagagagaatgagatgggagaaagagatgaagtggtggggcaaggagggccccacacaacagggtggcgcgccccccttgctggccgcgccggctggtggggtgccaccctgggtgcCCCCACCGGTCATCCCTGTGTGCTcctgtgcctcttcgaaaaataggaccaacggtataattttgtgaatttttgaaaactttgaaaaatgcacatttctgggtattaaatttattattactgggcagaaaaagattttgaaatctataattagctaaagaactttgcaaaacaaaaagtgctacagcaagtagaacaaatggaggaagaaagaaatgttgtttagctcctctatgcatataaaatgtatttgttaacaaggttgatcaagtcttgccaccaaataaattttacataacataagaagaaataaacctcaaatcaatcatgttaccttgaattgtattgatatggatccaatcataatattttgatatccttctttaggctcatatataggacaatcaatagctccaactttgatagttctcacattagaaattgtattaactccacatactttatcaatcctcttgggaaaataaacggtatgctccttgtcaacaacattgaaagtaacttttcctttattgcaatcaataacagcccctgcggtgttaagaaaaggtctcccaagaataatagacatattatcatcttcaggcatttccaacacaacaaaatcagttaatatcaagcagttattagtaacttgaacatgaacatcctcacatataccaacatgaatagcagtagatttatcagccatttgcaaagatatatcagttggtatcaacttatctaaataaagtctcttgtaaagagaaaaaggcataacactaacacctgctcccaaatcacatagagcagttctaacataattattcttaatagaacaaggaatggtcggtatacctgggtcgccagcttctttggcactttgccattgaaagagtaattagcaagcatagtggaaatctcctcattaggaattttccttttgttagagacaatatctttcatgtactttgaataaggaggcaatttaatagcatcagtcaaagagatttgcaagaataaaggtttcatccccaatcgcaaaatttattatagtgttattcttcctttgattttagtttcttagcaggaaaaggcatttgcttttgaacccaaggttctctttcattaccatgtttcttagtgaTACGCgtgcagcacgcgaccgttgggaaccccaagaggaaggtgtgatgcgtacagcggcaagttttccctcagtaagaaaccaaggtttatcgaaccagtaggagccaagaagcacgttgaaggttgatggcggcggagtgtagtgcggcgcaacaccagggattccggcgccaacgtggaacctgcacaacacaaccaaagtactttgtcccaacgtaacagtgaggttgtcaatctcaccggcttgctgtaacaaaggattagatgtattgtgtggatgatgattgtttgcagaaaacagtagaacgagtattgcagtagattgtatttgatgttaagaatggaccggggtccacagttcactagaggtgtctctcccataagaataagcatgttgggtgaacaaattacagttgagaaattgacaaataaagagggcatgaccatgcacatacatgttatgatgagtattgtgagatttaattgggcattacgacaaagtacatagaccgctatccagcatgcatctatgcctaaaaagtccaccttcaggttatcatccgaaccccctccagtattaagttgcaaacaacagacaattgcattaagtatggtgcgtaatgtaatcaacaaatatatccttagacatagcattgatgttttatccctagtggcaacagcacatccacaaccttagaggtttctgtcactcccctagatttaatggagacatgaacccactatcgagcataaatactccctcttggagttacaagcaaaaacttggtcagagcctctactagtaacggagagcatgcaagatcataaacaacacatagatagattgataatcaacatagcatagtattcatttattcattggatcccaacaaacacaacatgtagcattacagatagatgatcttgatcatgttaggcagctcacaagatccaacaatgatagcacaattaggagaagacgaccatctagctactgctatggacccatagtccaggggtagactactcacacatcactccggaggtgaccatggcggtgtagagtcctccgggagatgattcccctctccggcaggttgccggaggtgatctcctgaatcccccgagatgggattggcggcggcggcgtctctggaaggttttccgtatcgtggctctcggtactggaactattatcgacgaaggcttatgtaggcggaagggtaggtcagggggcgccacgaggggcccacaacacaggccggcgcggccagggcttgggccgcgccgccctggtgtgtggcggcctcgtcgccccacttcgtttcctctccggacttctggaagcttcgtggaaaaataagatcctgggcgttgatttcgtccaattccgagaatatttccttactaggatttctgaaaccaaaaacagcagaaaacagcaactggctcttcggcatctcgttaataggttagttccggaaaatgcataaatatgacataaagtatgtataaaacatgtaggtatcatcaataaagtagcatggaacataagaaattatcgatacgttggagacgtatcagcatc
Coding sequences within it:
- the LOC127341237 gene encoding anthranilate O-methyltransferase 2; the encoded protein is MDATSGVRMATGNGENSYAVNSRLQEKAILETWPVLRKAVEEVYTSLSTRWSTIVVADLGCSSGPNTLRFVTEVIGAIRAYTQKSEEHARGVEVQFFLNDLPGNDFNLVFRSLEHFEGIAGRKEAPPHYVAGLPGSYYGKLFPRQSVHLFHSSYSLMWRSKVPPELSTCTHLNEGNIYIGNTTPPTVIKLFQEQFRKDFELFLILRSRELVSGGRMLLTFLGRKSEEMLMHGEVSSMLELVAKSLQHLVQKGRVEKKKLDSFNLPYYAPSMKEVNTLIKKNGLFNVEQIKLFESNWDPQDDLDGDVVLDSASSGKNVAQCIRAVLEPLIVDHFGQDIIDELFMVFAATIAKHLEKAKAKYPIIMVSLKKAMPLNY